Genomic segment of Panicum virgatum strain AP13 chromosome 2K, P.virgatum_v5, whole genome shotgun sequence:
TTGTACGCTGTTCGCAGTCTATGTTCTGTCAGCTCTGTATTGTGGCAACTTCTCGATCACTTAGGGGGGGTGCCCGGTTGTTTTTTATGGCCGGCGCGCCATTGTCCAGTACTCGTTCCTGTTAAGCTGGTGTCCCCAGCGGTTTGTAACCAACTTCTTAATtgctttctataaaagcaggGTGAAACCTTTATCAAAAAAAAGTGCAACTAAGAGCCCATCTAGGAGTAAAGATCAGGTTCGGTCAAGTTTCATCCAAGCGGGGAATTTGTGCATGTACGCTCGCGTGTGGGTTGTGTCGGGGGTGACGAAGCAACGATTTACACCACTATCTTGGGATTTCAAGGTCAGCCATTCCTTAGCACAAGGCCTCATGTTCAAGGGGCTACATACACACCCCAAGAGCAACTTGACTCATATTAACTAGAAACTAATGGTAAACCAGCCCCAGTTTGGGTTCCAACATGAAATGTATCTCAAATAGACGGCCCATTGATGCCGAGATGACCAGAAAATTTTCCCTTGCATGCCGGACAAATGTAGCCAAGGGAatctgcctgctgctgctcagcAACGGTGCCAAAATGCTGGAATTGACTGTTGCACCACACACACACGGATTGCAGCATACCGACCATCTTCGAATAGGACGGGCCCCAACCCAACTGGTACGGAGGAGGGCAGCTACCAAGTGGTGGTGCATAGCCCAACATCAGCGTTGGTTCCGGTACAGGCACAGCATCATGCCTGCTCATGTTCCCATACGGCGGAGCCCCAGCAGTGGCCATCCTTAGCTGCTGCTCAAAGCTAGGATACATCGGCTGCTTGGGGCCACCAAATCCAAGTTGCAAATCACACTGTTCAGAGAATAATCAAAGCTTGCTATCAGATAACAGAACGGTAAACAAACTTGATTAACATAGGAAGCAAACATTTAACCACTACAAAATAGGGCATCATTAAGATATTTAGCACAAATATGACATAAAGATAATCATATGATATAGAAGTATTATGATTCAACTACAATAAATAAAAACTCCACGAACATAATATATCATGTGATCTCACATATATAGGCTTCCATGACAAGTAAAGAAGAATATTTGTCAAGTTACATATGTTTTAGTTATCAAGTAAAGAACATATTTTCCACCATGCCATATGGAGAGCACAGCCCACATAATTAACAATGATTACTCTGATTAAAAAACCAATTGACCAgagtttttattttgaaaaaaacatAACTAATGTGTAAAGTCCAATGGCATAATAACCCACTGAAAACCTAAGCAGGCTAGTTCTAGATTACTGTAGTAAAATTGTCAAGCAATTGTTAAAGAGAAACAATGAGGGAGTGGATAGTCAGAGTATCCTGCAAAGTATACCTGATCTTGAAGAATCCTGCTCAGTGGAACATCTTCAACAGCACGAACCAAAGAGGTAAAACTACCAAAATTGGTTTGCATGGACATGAACTCATCAATGTTCCCACTTGTGCCGGCTGCAGGTAGCGAGTCACAAGAAGGACCCGCACCATTGTATTGATTTTCCAAGTCACTGTCAGATTTTTCCAGTGCCTCAAGCATGGAGCCCTTGATATCAAAATCCAACGTGCAATGCTCATTTTGATCAGTGCGACTGGTGGAGCTAACAAAAGAACTCCTCATACCGTGGATGTCAATTTCATCACCACCAGTAAGTGTGTTTAGGTCAGATAATGAGTAGCAGCTTGCAAAATCGTTTTTCATATTAATGGCATTATTCAGCTGGGCAAGACTACTTTCCGTGATAGTACTATTGAAGATATCACTGTTATAAGCTTCGACATCGAAACCTGTTTCATTACTTGTCATGTTCTGTGAGTTCACCAATGCTTCTTTGGCATCATCTTCACCTCTGTTGCCATAGTTCTTGATTTCAGGAGTCATCGAACAGGAAGAAGTAAAACATTCCACATTAATTTGAGCCGCAGGGATAGAGCCCATGGTCATATTAGATTGATAGACCATGTCATTTTTCTGGTTGACAAAACTTTCACCCTTACCAGCATTTTCTTCATTAGAGTTAGTACCAAAGCATTGGGCAATAATGGATGATCGAATAGCATCATCAGGAGCATTAGATGTTTCATAGTTTCCACCAGAAACAGGAGAGGATATCGTATCCGAACATGAATTGAGGTTTACATCCCTTATTCTGACGCCACTTTTGATCTCATCATCTTTCAAAGAAGTCATTTCACAATCCGTAATCTTGTTGTCAAGAGGTTTCTCACTTTTGAAGCTTGTAGGATTGTCCACATTACTAGTTATATTGCGATCATCCACTTCCATACCAATTGAATTGAGATCAGTTTCATCCCTGGTTGCTGAATGTGGGTTACTTTCCAGCTGCTTATGAAAATCATTTCTTTCAGGAGAACTTCCAAATTTTCCATGCCGTAGATCATAGGGCTGAGAAACTTGTTCTGCTGGTGTTATGTCAGTACACCCCATCAGATCATTTGTGCTTTTGCTTTCAACAGGATCATCTACAGTTGGAGAAACCTCTTTAGGTACAACAAAATTTTCATCAGACTTGTTGAACTTTTGGGGATAATCTGTATTTGAAAATTCTAAATCTTTTGAACTGTCATTTTCATGAACATTTGTGGAGTTGCAAGTACTCAATTTGCTTTCAGCATGAACAGAAAGAGAAGCTACAACATTATCACATGTTCCAACATGTGTTCTATGGTCATCAGAATTGTCAACAACATCCCGATGATGCCCTGAGGTGGGCTCTCCAGCGTTAGGTCCTTTTTCCAGTTCAGCTGCACTAGTTGTCTCCTTAAGCGGGTCCTTATGATGCTCAGAGATAGTTTCTCCAGCAGCAGGTACTTTTTCCTGTTCAGGAAAGTCATTCGTCTCCTTGGGGTCCTTACGATGCCCAGGGATGGGTTCTCCAGCAGCAGTTCCTTTTTCCTGTTCTGGAAATCCAGTCATCTCATTATGAGGGTCGTTATGATTCATACAGATAGGCTCTCCAGCAGAAGGTTCTTTTTCCTGTTGAGGCAACATAGTCAACTCCTGAAACTGAAATGGCACTGGCTTCAAGGATGGCGGAACACCTAACTGGCCTGAAACTGTCCCATCGTTTAGTTTTGCTGGACTCTGACCTTGATACCTAACATCTGCAACACCATGGCTGAAATTGCCAGGTACCTGTCCAGAGGTCTTCTGCTGAGTTTCATAATTTCCATCTACGTTGGCCCCCAGTTCGCTGGATTTACTAACCCTGCGCCTTTTGGCTTTCCTTTGGTGAAACGACAACTGATGTTGCATATAGGCACCGTGATCATGAAATGTCAAATTGCATTTCCGGCACTCCTTTGGATTCACTTCTATCTGAGCTTcaaccttctgaagattttgcagaTGGGAACCACCAGAGTGACTAAACAATGTAACCGAAGGAACTGGCACTGCAAGTTGCCTTTGCTCAATTGCGATTGTTTGCTGGTGAAGACCTGCAGACTAATCAAAAAATAGTTTTTGAGTTCAATCAGAACACTCAAGCACGCAAAAATAAGGTTCATAGTCAAAAAACTTACGCTGACATGTAAGCCGTGCACTCCTGCACTGTTAGTCTGTGTGGCAGTTGGCTTTGCCtctgaatatccaagaagagaCATGAGGTAGGAAGATACTTCTTTGCAAGTAGCAAACTGATGTCCTTTGGGGCTGAAAGTATGATACGCAATTACCAGTAAACAACGATACTAGGAATATAAGATGGCAAATGTAATCTCCTACTAATGAGATCAAGAAATCAATCAAAAAGCGCATTTGCTCAGGTAATGAGATGAAGCACTACAAAGGCAAATTCGCAAATGCTTTAGTGGCATACTGTTCTATCAAACACTTATGTTGCAGTTAAGCTATTCATTAAACAGCTAGAAACTAACACGATGCACAACATTGAAAGGAAACAGATAGACGTTTTCACCgaaagaaaatatatttttcataatttCATGTGTCTGTGGTGGGACTAGCATCGGTCCTGATGCGATGATACTTCATTAATTTCACTTGTTCATGTTTAGcctatttctcaaatttatgcAGATGATAGTTGTTCAGATATACAAAACTTGTAGCTGATAACCTATTTTTGCATATGTTTAATCGCTTGAGTCAGGGCATGAATCTGAAGTGCGAAGCACATTTGACACTGAATTCCTATGGTCCTAATATCAGTTTAATGTTTGCTTTAGTTTACGGATCTATTGATGAACTGTGAGGCCACAAGGATCCTTTACAGACATCTCCCTGATAGAGTAAAACAGGAAATCTTTCTACAACAGATGAGCTGTGAGGTCACCAGGATCCTTTTGAAAATCAGTGCATACATTCACCTCCCAAGATGTAGCATTTTGAAACACAATCTGAGTCATCATATGCACTCCGAAAACCTATCAACTGGCGTCTAATCCAATCAAACAAGCATGCTTGGGTAGACAACAAACCTCACATAACGGCGGCAGTTAATCCATGCCATGCGCTCCTTCCGCTTGAGCCCAAGCAGCAGCTTCCACCCACGGGGCAGGTGATCAGCGAACATGCCAGCATCCACGAACTTCCTCCGACGCCTTCGGCTTCCCCATTGCCCTTCCAGGACATTCATAAATCCCAGCAGCTCGGACTCCGACCCCAATCCTGCCGTCCGCTGCCGTAGCTCCTCCCCATATGGGTCTACCAGCCCTGCGAGCCTCGCCAGATCAACTGCCACTCCTTTTGGGTTCAACACTTCCCTGTCCGGGTccgtggccgccgctgccggcggcaGCCGCGACGGCCCGGGGGGCGCAGGTGCTGTTGTCGCGGGCGCGCTTAGGGTTTGCTGTCGGGGTGGAATCGCGGGCGGGGCTGGGTACGAGGGGTCATCGCGCGCGAAGAGGCGTTGGAGGTGGAACACAATGAGGTGGTTCTCGGAGTCCTCCTCCGcagggacggcgacggcggcggcgccggctggggaggaggccgcggcggtgacggcggTCAGGTTGTGGGAGATGCTGGTGGCAGGCCGGTGGCGGGAGAAGGTCTGCTTGCGGGAGCCGGCGCTCTCGTTGAAGACGGCGCGGTCGATCTTCGGGGGCGGGAGGAAGTCCCcatcccggcggcggccgcggcgggggtcGACAGCGTACGGCGACGCGGCCGCGAGCGCCACGAGATCCGACTGCGACAGCGCTCCGAGGTCCACGACGGCTGCCACCTCCGTCCCCATTgcccgctgcgccgccaccggcggcggctctgggcggaCGGGAAGGGGGGATTTGGGGGTTTGGCTCAGGAGGAAGGAAACGCAGGAGGACTGCGAGACGCGACCAGGACGATGGGGACGGGAGAAGTCAGATGTGGCAAGTGGGGTGGGAAGTGGAGTGGGCCCCATGATCGGACGGTTACGGTGCCTTCAATTTTCGTGCGTCATTTGATCAAACCCTGGACTGCAAGTACGGAGCCCGGCTAGACccacgcggccgccgcccgccgcaccgacgccgcccgccgcgatgGCGCGCCGCCTTTTCTGCGCCACGAGAGCGCTCCTTCTTCCCGTCCCAgctcccgcgccggcgccggctccgATATCTTCTGCGGCGgctgcggaggcggcggcttcgCTCCTGCCACTGCTCCCCTGCAAGCGGCGCAGGAAGCTCCTGAAGAAGCTCAACAGCCCGCGGGCCGCCCCCATCGAGCCGGAGGCCGCGCGCCGCGTTCCGGCGCTCGACGCCGTACTCGACCGCGACACGGCCTTCCGCTTCCTCCACCGCGCGCGCTCGTTCCTGGCCTCCCTCCCGCCTCCCCACCGGATCCCCCTTTCCGAGGCCGGCAAGCTGTACCGCGAGCTCGGCTTCCCCCGTGGCCGCAAAGTGGCGCGCTCCGCGGCGCGCCACCCGCTGCTGTTCCACCTCCCTGTCGTGGACTCCGTCCCGCACCTCGCGCTCACGCCGCTCATGCGCTCGCTCCTCGAGGAAGAGCGCCGCATCCACGACACCCTCCTCCCGTCGCGGGTGCGCGCGGTCCGGAAGCTCCTCATGCTCACCGCCCACCGCCGCGTGCCGCTCGCGAAGCTCCACCACTGCCGCGCGGTGCTCGGCCTCCCCGATGACTTCCGAGACCGTGTCCGCGACTTTCCGGATGACTTCCGCGTCGTCGTCGACTCCGCGGACGGCCGCCATGTCCTCGAGCTGGTGCGCTGGGACCCCGCGCTCGCCGTCAGCGCGCTGGAGCGCGACTTCGTCGTGGACGAGCGCCGCGTCCGGCGCACGTTCCGCTTCGCCGTCCCGCACCGCCGGCTGATGCCGCTCGACGCGGAGGACGCTGACCGCCTCGACGCAGCGACCACGTTCCCGCTGGTCTCGCCGTACACCAACGGCGCGCTGCTCAAGCCGTGGACGCCCGAGGCGGAGAAGTACCGCGTCGGTGTGGTGCACGAGTTCCTGAGCTTGACGGTGGAGAAGCGCGCGATGATCCACCACATAGTCGAGTTCAAGGAGGAGTTTGGGCTCACGCGGCACATGTACGAGTCACTGAAGAAGCAGAACCGCGCGTTCTACCTCGCCGGCACGGAGATGAACTGGGCCCTGTTCCTCAGGGACGCCTACGACCAAAATGGCGTGCTCAAGGAGAAGGATCCCCTCGTGCTGTTCAATGAGAAACTGCAGCGCTATGCCTGCATGACCAAAATGGATTCCGGAGAGGCCATGACTGATGCTTCGGGCAATCGGGTTTGACTGAATAGAATTAGATTTCAGTTTGGTGGCTTGTGCCTTGTTCATCTCCATTGAACTCAAAGTACATGTCAGGTATACAGTTCTCGCTAGAATTACATTTTGTACTTCAATGTCTATAGATTTTTCACTGTCTTTGATTGGGAAAATTCATTTTTATACTGCCTGGTTTCATTTCTTAATCACTTTCCCTCCTGATGAATGCTCTCACGCATTTGACAATGGTCGGCGTTGAACAATTGTGTTCTTGCTATTGTCATCAAAAACTGCTTTTAGAAGTAGGCTGTATCCACATTTACCTGAAGTCTCCTACAGTTGGTCACCAATTACTTCGGTGTAGCTTTCGGACATACACTTCACTTGTATTAGACATTTTGACAGGTGGCATTCTCCAGTTATGGTTAGTAGCCATTCTTAAGCAGAAAATGTGTACAAGGCATTTTCTGGTCTGCTGAAAAATTCACCAATCCAAACCCTTTTAGCCAAAGACTCTTTTTGCTCTATAACATGGGCAATCTATATGTTGTGGCTGCTgtatgctttacttgttttGCTAAAACAAGTATTGCAGATAATTAGATAATGCATCAGAATATACAACTGCGATTAGTGCTCAGTCCTTTTTTCTCTCGAacatgcaggagagctgcgtatctttatatttatagagggaAAAGGCCAACCCACTCTGTCACACTAGAACAGAGGGGTTGCAGTACAGAATAAGATTACAAAATCACCGGTAAAAGGTAAACAAACACGACCTCAACAAGGCTACTTAGATTAGCCCCTCCATCCGACCAAGTCCTAGTTCCTGGAGTTTTCAGGCTCCAGCCAATTCCCATATCTTCAGTTCATCCATGAATCGCCGCCGTGCATTTTTAACCAATGGAAGAGTGCCATCGAAGACACACCTGTTTCTTTGTTTCCATAAggtccaacaacaacaacaacaacaacatagccttttttcccaagcaagttggggtaggctagagatgaaacccgaaagaaataagttcaaggttcaggcacattgatagctagtctccaagcgctcctatccaaagctatctctttagagatattccaatccttaaggtctctcttaaccgactcatcccacgtcagtttaggtctacctctacccctgtTTCCATAAGGTCCAAGCTCCCAAAATGACAGCACTGCTGAAACCCAAGTGGAGCTAACAGTGGAGCTGACACCATGTGCCAGAATCGTCAAGTGAAAACACAAGTTGTGATAATGTGCTGGATTGTTTCTGCTTCCTGATCACACAACACACATTCTCAGGATATGGGAGATCTCTCATAGCCAATCTGTCTGCCATCCAACATCTGTTTTTAGTGGCCAGCCAAAGGAATACTTTGCATTTGGATGTTGCTCAGTCTTATAAATGCAGATCATTCTTGTTACTAGCACTTAGCAGGTATGAAATTTGTGTGCTGAAATTTCATTCATCTAATTCGCTTTATTTTGCCCATAGTTATGCCCATTATCAACATGAAAGGCTCTGACCACAATTCTATTGTAGATGTTGTCATGGGAATCATTCCTCGTCCCCTTTAGAATCTGAAGATTACCCATCTTGGAGAGCTGCACCCTTTGAACCATTCACATCAGGAGATCATATTGTGGTTGACTGCCTGAATTGTTTACCCTCTGTACTCCTCGTGGAAATCTAATCCCATTCATCAGGGCACTTTTCACGATTGCACAGGCAAGAATAAGTTTCAGCGCATGCATTTGCAAAGCTCTGGATTCGAGAGTTCGGCCATATGCTGTTGAAGCAGGTTAGTTCTCAGCATTATGCTGACAGCCTGGTGGGGGCTTTGCCTCCACTCCATTACTTGTCCCTTTTTTTTAGGAAAATGTGTTTTAAACACATTCAGTAAGAAAGGTTCCTGATTATATGTATGGTAAAGTGATATACTCCCTCAGTTTATAAATGTATGACAAATTTGAAATTGACGTATGTGACAATAAAGTTAATAGAATCCACATAATGTCATGAAAGTACCTTTTTTTTTACCTGTCATGAAATTACTTTTGACAATGTATTCAGTGATATTATTTCGATATGATCAAACCAAATTCGTAAAATTATAGAAATTGAACTGCATGTGTTAGGTCGTAACTCTCTCTTTATTATCAGACATTGACATATAAAGTTGCGGGGAGCCAGGCGTTGTGCTTCTTCCCAAGGAGACATCTCAGTACTAACTGAGTGCCTCGATGATGGATGGCGAGTTGCATCAAAAGTTGATAGAATCCTCACAATGTCATGAAagtactttttctttttctttttttgaaagaaatcatGAAAGTACTTTTCGCAATTTATTCAGTGATATTAGTTCGATATGATCAGTCCAAAATTCGTAAAACGAGGGAGATTTAACTGCATGGGTTAGGTCGTAGCTCTCACTATTATCAGACATTGACATGTAAAGTCGCGGGGAGCCAGGCGTTGTGCTTCTTCCAAAGGAAACATCTCCTAATCTCAGTACTAGCAGAGAGCTTCGATGATGGATGGAAGTTTGGACTGGCATGATCTCCTAGATAAGCCTGAGGTGTGAGGCCATCTTTATTACCAGACGTCGACATATGAAGTTGCGGGGAGCCAGGCTTCCTGCTTCCTCCAAAGTCCAAAGGAGACATCACTGTACTAGCTGAGTGCTTCAGTGATGGATGGCGAGTTGCATCAGATGTCATCGGAAAAGGTTTTCTGAAGAAGCCATCATAGTACTAGCTGAGTGCTTCAGTGATGGATGGAGAGCTGCATGCCTGCATCACATGTCATCTCAAAAAGGTTTTATGAAGAGGCCATTTGCGGCAAGCACGATTAGGCTTAGGCAGGGCAGGTCCGCTCACCAGGGATATCCATCAtaccattttctaaaaaaaaaatctaaatccGCAAGCAAATGCGTCACTTCAATATAAAAGGTATCATACGAGAAATAAAATGTGAGAAAGGGCCACACAAAAGGCAATCCGACCTGCCGGATTCGAACCAGCGACCTAAGGATTAATCTGCGATGACTACAGTCCTCCGCTCTACCGAGCTAAGGTCGGTTTGTATCGGCTTTCTGACAGTTTATTATTCATAATATTCTAGCGCCATGCCACCGTACTCGCTTTGGTTCCTCCGGCGTTGTGGCCCGAAACGACCGATAGCCTACCGTCGGTGGAGCTCCGCCTAACAATCCCATAGGTACAGCTCTACTACTTTGTACCAACTCAGGTCTCAGGTGGTGGTACCAACATATACTATCGTAGCGTGTCTGCGTTCCACCAGACTACCCTCCTCATCGGACACAGATCGGGTGCGGTTGCCATAGAGACTGCAACTTTAGCAGTCGCAGAATCTGGAGCGTTCCAAACTAATCGAAGGGTTGCTACAGACGGGAAAGCACCAGCACTTCTTGGACGGAAAAAAGGGCGCGACGGCGCTGACTGGAGGGAAAGCGCCATCAATTGGCGCCATTTTATTCTTTGCCGTGGGCAGGGAGGCGACCGTGCGAGCGGCCGGCGCGCCATGGAACCTCCTCTCCCGCATGCTTCTTCATCTGTTGCCGGAGTTGAGCAGCCATTCCGCACCCCTGTCCAATCTCTTGCATctgaggctggtggctccataGATGATGCCCAGCAGCTGCTCAAGGAAGCGCAACCACCCCCACACCCCTGTGCAATCGCTTGCATCTGAGGCTGGTCGATCTATGGATGACGCACAGCAGCTGCTTGAGGAATTGCCAACAAGGTTTGTGCTCTACATTACCAATTTCTGTGTAGGAAGTACTACTGTAAATGAGCAAAATGGTTGATTGCATTACCTATTACCCACGATTGCAGAGTTGCTGCAACTTCTTTTTGGATTCCACGACTTGGTATGACATTTAGTAGTTTGGATGAAGCCTGGGAGTTCTGGGTGACATATGGTGGTCGGATGGGTTTTGATGTTCGAAAGTCTTACACAAACACGAGTAATCTTGATGGATTGGTGA
This window contains:
- the LOC120681993 gene encoding uncharacterized protein LOC120681993 gives rise to the protein MGTEVAAVVDLGALSQSDLVALAAASPYAVDPRRGRRRDGDFLPPPKIDRAVFNESAGSRKQTFSRHRPATSISHNLTAVTAAASSPAGAAAVAVPAEEDSENHLIVFHLQRLFARDDPSYPAPPAIPPRQQTLSAPATTAPAPPGPSRLPPAAAATDPDREVLNPKGVAVDLARLAGLVDPYGEELRQRTAGLGSESELLGFMNVLEGQWGSRRRRRKFVDAGMFADHLPRGWKLLLGLKRKERMAWINCRRYVSPKGHQFATCKEVSSYLMSLLGYSEAKPTATQTNSAGVHGLHVSSAGLHQQTIAIEQRQLAVPVPSVTLFSHSGGSHLQNLQKVEAQIEVNPKECRKCNLTFHDHGAYMQHQLSFHQRKAKRRRVSKSSELGANVDGNYETQQKTSGQVPGNFSHGVADVRYQGQSPAKLNDGTVSGQLGVPPSLKPVPFQFQELTMLPQQEKEPSAGEPICMNHNDPHNEMTGFPEQEKGTAAGEPIPGHRKDPKETNDFPEQEKVPAAGETISEHHKDPLKETTSAAELEKGPNAGEPTSGHHRDVVDNSDDHRTHVGTCDNVVASLSVHAESKLSTCNSTNVHENDSSKDLEFSNTDYPQKFNKSDENFVVPKEVSPTVDDPVESKSTNDLMGCTDITPAEQVSQPYDLRHGKFGSSPERNDFHKQLESNPHSATRDETDLNSIGMEVDDRNITSNVDNPTSFKSEKPLDNKITDCEMTSLKDDEIKSGVRIRDVNLNSCSDTISSPVSGGNYETSNAPDDAIRSSIIAQCFGTNSNEENAGKGESFVNQKNDMVYQSNMTMGSIPAAQINVECFTSSCSMTPEIKNYGNRGEDDAKEALVNSQNMTSNETGFDVEAYNSDIFNSTITESSLAQLNNAINMKNDFASCYSLSDLNTLTGGDEIDIHGMRSSFVSSTSRTDQNEHCTLDFDIKGSMLEALEKSDSDLENQYNGAGPSCDSLPAAGTSGNIDEFMSMQTNFGSFTSLVRAVEDVPLSRILQDQCDLQLGFGGPKQPMYPSFEQQLRMATAGAPPYGNMSRHDAVPVPEPTLMLGYAPPLGSCPPPYQLGWGPSYSKMVGMLQSVCVWCNSQFQHFGTVAEQQQADSLGYICPACKGKFSGHLGINGPSI
- the LOC120682000 gene encoding protein WHAT'S THIS FACTOR 1, chloroplastic-like, which encodes MARRLFCATRALLLPVPAPAPAPAPISSAAAAEAAASLLPLLPCKRRRKLLKKLNSPRAAPIEPEAARRVPALDAVLDRDTAFRFLHRARSFLASLPPPHRIPLSEAGKLYRELGFPRGRKVARSAARHPLLFHLPVVDSVPHLALTPLMRSLLEEERRIHDTLLPSRVRAVRKLLMLTAHRRVPLAKLHHCRAVLGLPDDFRDRVRDFPDDFRVVVDSADGRHVLELVRWDPALAVSALERDFVVDERRVRRTFRFAVPHRRLMPLDAEDADRLDAATTFPLVSPYTNGALLKPWTPEAEKYRVGVVHEFLSLTVEKRAMIHHIVEFKEEFGLTRHMYESLKKQNRAFYLAGTEMNWALFLRDAYDQNGVLKEKDPLVLFNEKLQRYACMTKMDSGEAMTDASGNRV
- the LOC120696098 gene encoding uncharacterized protein LOC120696098, producing the protein MMPSSCSRKRNHPHTPVQSLASEAGRSMDDAQQLLEELPTRVAATSFWIPRLGMTFSSLDEAWEFWVTYGGRMGFDVRKSYTNTSNLDGLVTSKFKCCSRC